Proteins co-encoded in one Bacillus paramycoides genomic window:
- the rpmD gene encoding 50S ribosomal protein L30: protein MAKKLEITLTRSVIGRPQDQRATVEALGLKKLNSTVVKEETPAILGMINKVSHLVTVKEA from the coding sequence ATGGCGAAAAAGTTAGAAATTACCCTCACTCGTAGTGTAATTGGTCGTCCACAAGATCAACGTGCGACGGTAGAAGCTTTAGGTCTTAAAAAGTTGAATTCAACTGTAGTTAAGGAAGAAACTCCTGCTATTCTTGGTATGATCAACAAAGTTTCTCACCTTGTAACTGTAAAAGAAGCTTAA
- the rplO gene encoding 50S ribosomal protein L15 yields MKLHELKPAEGSRKVRNRVGRGIGSGNGKTAGKGHKGQNARSGGGVRLGFEGGQTPLFRRLPKRGFTNINRKEFAIVNLSTLNRFEDGTEVTPELLLETGVISKLNDGVKILASGAVEKKLTVKAHKFSSSAKEAIEAAGGSVEVI; encoded by the coding sequence ATGAAACTTCATGAATTAAAACCTGCAGAAGGTTCTCGTAAAGTACGTAACCGTGTCGGTCGTGGTATCGGTTCTGGTAACGGTAAAACTGCTGGTAAAGGTCATAAAGGACAAAACGCACGTTCTGGCGGCGGTGTTCGTCTTGGCTTCGAAGGTGGTCAAACTCCATTATTCCGTCGTTTACCAAAACGCGGCTTCACAAACATTAACCGTAAAGAGTTTGCTATTGTAAACTTATCAACGTTAAATCGTTTTGAAGATGGTACAGAAGTAACACCTGAATTATTGCTGGAAACTGGCGTTATCAGCAAATTAAACGACGGTGTTAAAATTCTTGCAAGCGGCGCAGTAGAGAAAAAACTAACTGTTAAAGCGCACAAGTTCTCTTCAAGTGCTAAAGAAGCAATTGAAGCAGCTGGCGGATCAGTTGAGGTGATCTAA
- the secY gene encoding preprotein translocase subunit SecY, with protein MFRTISNFMRVAEIRRKILFTLAMLIVFRIGTFIPVPFTNGDVLKAQDQLNALGILNTFGGGALKNFSIFAMGIMPYITASIIVQLLQMDVVPKFSEWSKQGEMGRRKLTQFTRYFTIVLAFIQGFGMSIGFNGMVGGQLILNPGWSTYLYIATVLTAGTAFLMWLGEQITAKGVGNGISILIFGGIAAAIPSVISQVYQQQFQNIGDQLFMSIVKVALILLAVLAVIVGVIFIQQAVRKIPIQYAKRVTGGNGGYAGAQNTHLPLKVNSAGVIPVIFAVSFLITPPTIAQFFPKHDVSQWIIANFNYSHPVGMIIYVALIVAFTYFYAFVQVNPEQMSENLNKQGGYVPGIRPGKNTEQYLTKILYRLTFVGSIFLAAIAILPVIFTKLGNLPPSAQIGGTSMLIVVGVALETMKQLESQLVKRHYKGFIKQ; from the coding sequence ATGTTTCGTACAATCTCCAACTTTATGCGCGTTGCTGAGATAAGACGTAAAATATTATTCACTTTAGCGATGTTAATCGTATTCAGGATTGGCACGTTTATCCCCGTGCCATTTACAAATGGAGACGTACTGAAGGCACAAGATCAATTAAATGCTTTAGGTATTCTAAATACATTTGGCGGTGGAGCCTTGAAAAACTTCTCCATCTTTGCGATGGGAATCATGCCGTATATTACAGCATCCATCATCGTGCAATTATTGCAGATGGATGTTGTTCCTAAATTTTCGGAATGGTCGAAGCAAGGTGAAATGGGCCGTCGTAAATTAACGCAATTCACGCGTTATTTTACAATTGTTCTTGCGTTTATTCAGGGGTTTGGTATGTCAATCGGTTTTAACGGTATGGTAGGTGGGCAATTAATTTTGAATCCTGGTTGGAGCACTTATTTATACATTGCTACGGTACTGACTGCTGGTACTGCATTTTTAATGTGGTTAGGCGAACAGATTACAGCTAAAGGTGTAGGTAATGGTATTTCCATCCTTATCTTTGGTGGTATTGCCGCAGCGATCCCAAGTGTTATATCTCAAGTGTATCAGCAACAGTTTCAAAATATCGGAGATCAATTGTTCATGAGTATCGTTAAAGTTGCATTGATCTTACTAGCTGTGCTAGCAGTTATTGTGGGTGTTATCTTCATTCAACAGGCTGTTAGAAAGATCCCAATTCAATATGCGAAGCGTGTAACAGGAGGAAATGGTGGTTATGCTGGAGCACAAAACACACATTTACCGCTTAAGGTAAATAGTGCTGGTGTTATTCCAGTAATTTTTGCTGTTTCATTCTTAATTACGCCTCCCACTATTGCACAGTTCTTCCCGAAACATGATGTATCGCAGTGGATTATTGCTAACTTTAACTATTCTCACCCAGTGGGAATGATTATATATGTTGCGCTCATTGTAGCCTTCACATATTTCTATGCGTTTGTTCAGGTTAATCCAGAGCAAATGTCAGAGAATCTAAACAAGCAAGGTGGATATGTTCCAGGTATTCGTCCGGGTAAGAATACGGAACAATATCTAACAAAAATATTGTATCGTTTGACCTTTGTAGGATCAATTTTCCTAGCAGCGATTGCAATCTTACCAGTTATCTTTACGAAGCTGGGAAATCTTCCTCCATCTGCACAGATCGGTGGAACGAGTATGTTAATCGTTGTCGGCGTTGCTTTAGAAACAATGAAGCAGCTAGAAAGCCAACTGGTAAAACGCCATTACAAAGGGTTTATCAAGCAGTGA
- a CDS encoding adenylate kinase has product MNLILMGLPGAGKGTQAEQIVAKYNIPHISTGDMFRAAMKAETEMGLQAKSFIDKGALVPDEVTIGIVRERLSQEDCVKGFLLDGFPRTVAQASALEEIMKDLGKKIDYVLNINVDSGLLLKRLTGRRICKECGATYHLEFNAPAKVDVCDKCGGELYQRSDDNEETVANRLDVNIKQTKPLLDFYEELGYLQSINGEQDINKVFADIDVLIGGLA; this is encoded by the coding sequence ATGAACTTAATTTTAATGGGGCTTCCTGGTGCTGGTAAAGGTACACAAGCCGAACAGATTGTTGCCAAGTATAACATCCCTCACATCTCAACAGGAGATATGTTCCGTGCAGCTATGAAGGCTGAAACTGAAATGGGTTTACAAGCAAAATCTTTTATTGATAAAGGTGCACTTGTTCCAGATGAAGTTACAATCGGAATCGTTCGTGAACGTTTAAGTCAAGAAGACTGCGTAAAAGGCTTCTTACTAGATGGTTTCCCACGAACTGTTGCACAAGCATCAGCTCTTGAAGAGATTATGAAAGATCTTGGCAAAAAAATCGACTATGTTTTAAACATTAATGTGGATTCAGGGTTGTTATTAAAACGTCTTACAGGCCGTCGCATTTGTAAAGAGTGCGGTGCGACTTACCACTTAGAATTCAATGCGCCAGCAAAAGTTGACGTGTGCGATAAATGTGGTGGCGAATTATATCAACGCTCTGATGACAATGAAGAAACTGTAGCAAATCGCTTAGATGTAAATATTAAGCAAACAAAACCTTTGCTTGATTTCTACGAGGAGCTTGGTTACCTACAAAGCATTAATGGTGAGCAAGATATCAATAAAGTATTTGCTGATATCGATGTTCTCATCGGAGGCTTAGCGTAA
- the map gene encoding type I methionyl aminopeptidase: protein MIICKTPREIEIMREAGRIVALTHQELKQHITPGITTKELDQIAEKTIQKYGATPSFKGYNGFPGSICASVNEELVHGIPGKRKLKEGDIISIDIGAKYNGYHGDSAWTYPVGNISESVQKLLDVTEKSLYLGLEQVKPGERLSNISHAVQTHAEENGFSIVREYVGHGIGQDLHEDPQIPHYGPPNRGPRLKPGMVICVEPMVNQGRRYVKTLSDDWTVVTVDGKWCAHFEHTIALTEAGYEILTTL, encoded by the coding sequence ATGATAATCTGCAAAACTCCTCGCGAGATAGAAATCATGCGAGAAGCTGGCAGGATCGTTGCTTTAACTCATCAGGAGTTAAAACAGCACATTACTCCAGGAATTACAACGAAAGAGCTCGATCAAATAGCGGAAAAGACGATTCAAAAATATGGTGCTACGCCATCTTTTAAAGGATACAACGGATTTCCGGGGAGCATATGTGCTTCTGTAAATGAAGAGCTTGTACACGGAATTCCAGGGAAGCGCAAACTCAAAGAGGGCGATATCATCAGTATCGATATTGGTGCGAAATACAATGGGTACCATGGAGATTCTGCATGGACGTATCCAGTTGGAAACATTTCTGAATCTGTTCAAAAGCTACTTGATGTCACAGAAAAATCGTTGTATCTTGGTCTAGAACAAGTAAAACCAGGCGAGAGATTATCAAATATCTCACATGCGGTTCAAACCCATGCTGAAGAGAATGGATTCTCGATCGTTAGGGAGTATGTTGGTCACGGAATCGGGCAAGACTTACATGAGGACCCTCAAATCCCGCACTATGGTCCACCAAATAGAGGCCCTAGATTAAAGCCGGGAATGGTCATCTGTGTTGAGCCGATGGTGAATCAAGGAAGACGATATGTAAAAACACTATCTGATGACTGGACAGTGGTAACGGTAGATGGTAAATGGTGTGCCCATTTTGAGCACACGATTGCTCTTACAGAAGCAGGATACGAAATCCTTACCACTTTATAA
- the infA gene encoding translation initiation factor IF-1: MAKDDVIEVEGTVLETLPNAMFKVELENGHVVLAHVSGKIRMNFIRILPGDKVTVELSPYDLNRGRITYRFK; this comes from the coding sequence ATGGCTAAAGATGATGTAATTGAAGTCGAAGGTACCGTTCTTGAAACGTTGCCAAATGCTATGTTCAAAGTAGAATTAGAGAATGGGCATGTCGTATTGGCTCACGTTTCTGGTAAAATCCGTATGAACTTCATTCGTATTTTACCAGGAGACAAAGTTACGGTAGAATTATCTCCGTACGATTTAAATCGTGGTCGTATTACGTACCGTTTTAAATAA
- the rpmJ gene encoding 50S ribosomal protein L36 encodes MKVRPSVKPICEKCKVIRRRGKVMVICENPKHKQKQG; translated from the coding sequence ATGAAAGTAAGACCGTCAGTTAAACCAATCTGCGAAAAATGTAAAGTTATTCGTAGACGTGGAAAAGTAATGGTTATTTGTGAAAACCCTAAACATAAACAAAAACAAGGTTAA
- the rpsM gene encoding 30S ribosomal protein S13, which produces MARIAGVDIPRDKRVVISLTYVFGIGRTTAEKILAEAGISEETRVRDLTEDELGRIRDIIDRIKVEGDLRREVSLNIKRLMEIGSYRGLRHRRGLPVRGQNSKNNARTRKGPRRTVANKKK; this is translated from the coding sequence ATGGCACGTATCGCAGGTGTAGATATTCCTCGAGACAAACGCGTTGTTATTTCTTTAACTTACGTATTCGGCATTGGTCGCACAACTGCTGAAAAAATTCTTGCTGAAGCAGGTATTTCTGAAGAAACACGAGTTCGTGATTTAACGGAAGACGAATTAGGACGTATCCGTGATATCATCGATCGTATTAAAGTTGAGGGAGACCTTCGTCGTGAAGTATCTCTTAACATTAAACGTCTAATGGAGATCGGTTCTTACCGTGGTCTTCGTCACCGTCGTGGTTTACCAGTTCGTGGTCAAAACTCTAAAAACAATGCTCGTACACGTAAAGGTCCACGTCGTACAGTAGCAAATAAAAAGAAATAA
- the rpsK gene encoding 30S ribosomal protein S11 yields the protein MARKTNTRKKRVKKNIEAGIAHIRSTFNNTIVTLTDTHGNALSWSSAGALGFRGSRKSTPFAAQMAAETAAKAAMEHGLKTLEVTVKGPGAGREAAIRALQAAGLEVTAIRDVTPVPHNGCRPPKRRRV from the coding sequence ATGGCACGTAAAACAAACACTCGTAAAAAACGTGTGAAAAAGAATATTGAAGCTGGTATAGCTCATATTCGTTCTACTTTCAACAACACAATCGTAACTCTTACAGATACTCACGGTAACGCACTTTCTTGGTCTAGTGCTGGTGCACTTGGTTTCCGTGGATCTCGTAAATCGACTCCATTCGCTGCGCAAATGGCTGCTGAAACTGCTGCTAAAGCTGCAATGGAGCACGGTTTAAAAACTTTAGAGGTTACTGTTAAAGGTCCTGGTGCTGGTCGTGAAGCTGCAATTCGTGCTCTTCAAGCTGCAGGTCTAGAAGTAACAGCAATTAGAGATGTTACTCCAGTTCCTCATAATGGATGTCGTCCACCAAAACGTCGTCGTGTGTAA
- a CDS encoding DNA-directed RNA polymerase subunit alpha — protein MIEIEKPKIETVELNEDAKYGKFVIEPLERGYGTTLGNSLRRILLSSLPGAAVTAIQIDGVLHEFSTVEGVVEDVTTIILNLKKLALKIYSEEEKTLEIDVQGEGIVTAADITHDSDVEILNPDLHIATLAKDAHFRVRLTAKRGRGYTPADANKSEDQPIGVIPIDSIYTPVSRVTYQVEKTRVGQVANYDKLTLDVWTDGSIGPKEAISLGAKILTEHLNIFVGLTDEAQNAEIMVEKEEDQKEKVLEMTIEELDLSVRSYNCLKRAGINTVQELANKTEEDMMKVRNLGRKSLEEVKHKLEELGLGLRKDD, from the coding sequence ATGATTGAAATCGAAAAGCCGAAAATCGAAACGGTTGAACTTAACGAAGATGCTAAATATGGTAAATTCGTAATTGAACCGCTTGAGCGTGGATATGGTACTACTTTGGGTAACTCCTTACGTCGTATTCTTTTATCCTCACTCCCTGGTGCCGCTGTTACTGCTATCCAAATCGATGGCGTATTACATGAATTTTCAACAGTTGAGGGCGTAGTAGAAGACGTTACGACGATCATCTTAAACTTGAAAAAGTTAGCTCTTAAAATCTACTCTGAAGAAGAGAAGACGTTGGAAATTGATGTGCAGGGCGAAGGTATTGTCACAGCTGCTGATATTACTCACGATAGTGATGTAGAAATCTTAAATCCAGATTTACACATTGCAACGTTAGCAAAAGATGCGCATTTCCGCGTGCGTTTAACTGCAAAGCGTGGCCGTGGGTATACGCCAGCTGATGCAAATAAAAGCGAAGATCAACCAATAGGAGTAATTCCTATTGATTCTATTTATACTCCGGTATCACGTGTGACTTACCAAGTGGAAAAGACACGTGTCGGACAAGTGGCTAATTATGATAAGCTTACGCTTGATGTATGGACGGATGGAAGCATCGGGCCAAAAGAAGCTATCTCTTTAGGTGCCAAAATCTTAACTGAGCATTTAAATATCTTTGTTGGTTTAACTGATGAAGCACAAAATGCTGAGATTATGGTCGAGAAGGAAGAAGATCAAAAAGAGAAAGTTCTTGAGATGACTATCGAAGAACTAGACCTTTCTGTTCGTTCTTATAATTGCCTAAAACGTGCAGGAATTAATACTGTACAAGAGCTTGCGAACAAAACAGAAGAAGATATGATGAAAGTTCGTAACTTAGGACGTAAATCCTTAGAAGAAGTTAAACATAAACTTGAGGAATTAGGTTTAGGTTTACGTAAAGACGACTGA
- the rplQ gene encoding 50S ribosomal protein L17, giving the protein MAYRKLGRTSAQRKAMLRDLATDLIINERIQTTETRAKELRSVVEKMITLGKRGDLHARRQAAAFIRNEVANAETGQDALQKLFADVAPRYAERQGGYTRIAKIGPRRGDAAPMVIIELV; this is encoded by the coding sequence ATGGCATACAGAAAATTAGGCCGTACAAGTGCGCAACGTAAAGCTATGTTACGTGACTTAGCTACTGATTTAATTATCAACGAGCGCATCCAAACGACAGAAACTCGTGCAAAAGAACTTCGTTCTGTAGTGGAAAAAATGATCACTTTAGGTAAACGCGGAGATCTTCATGCTCGTCGTCAAGCAGCAGCTTTCATTCGCAATGAAGTAGCTAACGCTGAGACTGGTCAAGATGCACTTCAAAAATTATTCGCTGATGTAGCTCCACGCTATGCTGAGCGCCAAGGCGGATACACTCGTATTGCAAAAATTGGTCCACGTCGCGGAGACGCAGCACCAATGGTAATTATCGAGTTAGTATAA
- a CDS encoding energy-coupling factor ABC transporter ATP-binding protein, whose product MKKEKLRTENISFQYPGAATYALKDVSFSLYEGEWVSVIGQNGSGKSTLAKLLNGLFLPEAGTITVNDTMVLSEETVWDVRKQIGMVFQNPDNQFVGTTVQDDVVFGLENIGMPREQMVERLNQALRLVRMEEFLNDEPHSLSGGQKQRVAIAGVLALQPSILILDEATSMLDPQGRREVVETVRQLVNQKGITVLSITHDLEEAAQSDRVIILNKGEILEEGTPEQIFKSSHMLQEIGLDVPFSLKIAELLKRNEILLQNTHLTMESLVNELWRLHSKK is encoded by the coding sequence TTGAAAAAAGAGAAACTTCGGACAGAAAATATATCATTTCAATATCCTGGGGCAGCCACTTATGCGTTAAAAGATGTTTCATTTTCCTTATATGAAGGAGAATGGGTATCTGTTATTGGACAAAACGGTTCAGGGAAGTCTACACTTGCAAAATTATTGAATGGTTTGTTTTTGCCGGAAGCAGGAACTATTACAGTAAATGATACAATGGTTTTATCAGAGGAAACGGTATGGGATGTTCGAAAACAAATTGGGATGGTATTTCAAAATCCAGATAATCAATTTGTTGGAACGACAGTGCAAGATGACGTTGTCTTTGGCTTAGAGAATATCGGAATGCCAAGAGAGCAAATGGTAGAAAGATTAAATCAGGCCTTGCGACTCGTCCGTATGGAAGAGTTTCTTAATGATGAGCCTCATTCGTTATCTGGTGGGCAAAAGCAGCGAGTGGCAATAGCAGGCGTTTTGGCACTTCAGCCATCTATTTTAATATTAGATGAAGCAACGTCAATGCTAGACCCCCAAGGGAGACGTGAAGTAGTAGAAACGGTTAGACAACTCGTTAATCAAAAAGGTATTACCGTGTTATCAATTACGCACGATTTAGAAGAAGCGGCACAATCAGACCGTGTCATTATTTTAAATAAGGGAGAGATATTAGAGGAAGGAACTCCAGAACAAATTTTCAAGTCCTCTCATATGCTCCAAGAAATTGGATTAGATGTACCATTCTCATTGAAAATAGCAGAATTATTAAAAAGAAATGAAATTCTCTTGCAAAATACGCATCTTACAATGGAAAGCTTGGTGAACGAACTTTGGAGATTACATTCCAAAAAGTAG
- a CDS encoding energy-coupling factor ABC transporter ATP-binding protein yields the protein MEITFQKVEHRYQYKTPFERRALYDVNVSFPSGGYYAIIGHTGSGKSTMIQHLNGLLQPTNGTVQIGEHFISAGKKEKKLKSLRKKVGVVFQFPEHQLFEETVEKDICFGPTNFGVSVEEAKQKAREAIELVGLEPELLARSPFELSGGQMRRVAIAGVLAMEPEVLVLDEPTAGLDPKGQNELMEMFYKLHKEKGLTVILVTHNMEDAAKYAEQIVVMHKGTVFLQGSAEEVFSHADELEKIGVDLPMSLKYKRAIEEKFGISIPKATLSLEDLTHEVVQVLRKGGHESCSS from the coding sequence TTGGAGATTACATTCCAAAAAGTAGAACATCGTTATCAATATAAAACTCCATTTGAAAGACGCGCACTTTATGATGTAAACGTGTCGTTTCCAAGTGGGGGCTATTATGCCATTATCGGTCATACTGGTTCAGGTAAGTCGACGATGATTCAACATTTAAATGGTTTATTGCAGCCGACAAATGGCACAGTTCAAATTGGTGAACATTTCATTTCGGCAGGAAAGAAAGAAAAAAAGCTAAAGTCACTACGTAAAAAGGTAGGGGTTGTCTTTCAATTCCCAGAACATCAGTTGTTTGAAGAGACTGTGGAGAAAGATATTTGTTTCGGTCCTACTAATTTCGGAGTATCTGTAGAAGAAGCGAAGCAAAAGGCAAGAGAGGCAATTGAACTTGTAGGGTTAGAACCAGAACTGTTAGCACGTTCACCGTTTGAGTTAAGTGGTGGGCAAATGAGGCGTGTTGCGATAGCAGGCGTATTAGCTATGGAACCCGAAGTGCTTGTATTAGATGAACCTACAGCAGGACTAGATCCAAAAGGGCAGAATGAACTTATGGAGATGTTTTATAAGCTACATAAGGAGAAAGGTCTTACAGTTATCCTTGTAACGCATAATATGGAGGATGCTGCTAAATATGCCGAACAGATTGTAGTCATGCATAAAGGAACGGTCTTTTTGCAAGGAAGTGCAGAGGAAGTATTTTCACATGCTGATGAATTAGAGAAAATTGGCGTGGATCTTCCTATGTCTTTAAAGTATAAACGTGCAATTGAAGAGAAGTTTGGCATTTCAATCCCAAAGGCTACCTTATCTTTAGAGGATCTTACTCATGAAGTTGTGCAGGTGTTACGAAAAGGTGGTCATGAATCATGCAGCAGTTGA
- a CDS encoding energy-coupling factor transporter transmembrane component T family protein translates to MQQLIIGRYIPGNSLIHQLDPRTKLLIVFLYVFVVFLANNAISYGFLFLYALIALFFAKVPIRYVLSGLKPILWIFLFTFFLHIFTNKEGEVLFQLGWFSIHEKGLEQGIYISIRFFVIILMTTLLTLTTTPIEITDGLETLLKPLKRIKVPVHEIALMMSISLRFIPTLMDETSKIMKAQASRGIDFAGGPIKDRMKAIISLLVPLFISAFKRAEDLAIAMEARGYQSGEGRTKFRQLRWKTSDTVTIISLLCLACILAWVRS, encoded by the coding sequence ATGCAGCAGTTGATTATTGGAAGGTATATTCCAGGGAATTCTCTTATTCATCAACTTGATCCACGTACGAAGCTGCTGATTGTCTTTTTATATGTATTTGTTGTTTTCTTAGCAAATAATGCGATTTCATATGGATTTTTATTTTTATATGCACTCATTGCTTTATTTTTTGCAAAAGTGCCGATTCGTTATGTACTTTCGGGCTTAAAACCAATTCTATGGATTTTTCTTTTTACATTTTTCCTGCATATTTTTACAAATAAAGAAGGGGAAGTACTATTCCAGCTTGGTTGGTTTTCGATACATGAAAAAGGATTAGAGCAAGGGATATACATTTCTATACGATTCTTCGTTATTATTTTAATGACGACATTATTAACGTTAACGACGACACCTATTGAGATTACAGATGGTTTGGAGACGTTATTAAAACCGTTGAAGCGTATAAAAGTTCCTGTTCATGAAATCGCATTAATGATGTCAATTTCTCTTCGTTTTATCCCGACATTGATGGATGAAACGAGTAAAATAATGAAGGCACAAGCGTCACGTGGTATTGATTTTGCTGGGGGACCGATAAAGGATAGGATGAAAGCTATTATCTCACTACTCGTCCCTCTATTTATCAGTGCTTTTAAGCGCGCAGAGGACTTAGCAATTGCTATGGAAGCTCGTGGGTATCAAAGTGGCGAAGGACGTACTAAATTTAGGCAACTGCGCTGGAAAACAAGTGATACAGTAACGATTATAAGCTTACTTTGTTTAGCTTGTATTTTGGCATGGGTGCGATCGTAA
- the truA gene encoding tRNA pseudouridine(38-40) synthase TruA, with the protein MDRIKCTVAYDGMHFCGYQIQPQHRTVQQEIEKALQKLHKGELVRVQASGRTDSTVHAKGQVIHFDTPLSLEEWQWSNALNTMLPDDIVIRQVEKKTKEFHARYGVERKEYRYRVLLSKTADVFRRNYVYQYPYPLEINAIRKAIPYFIGTHDFTSFCSAKTDKKDKVRTIYEIELIEQDDELIFRFVGNGFLYNMVRIIVGTLLSVGQGKLDPDSIPEILAKQNRQFAGKMAPGHGLYLWQVNYNN; encoded by the coding sequence ATGGATAGAATAAAATGTACGGTTGCATATGATGGCATGCATTTTTGTGGTTATCAAATTCAGCCGCAGCATCGTACTGTTCAACAAGAAATAGAGAAAGCTTTACAGAAATTGCATAAAGGAGAACTTGTTCGTGTGCAAGCATCTGGCAGAACAGATTCTACTGTTCATGCTAAAGGACAAGTGATACACTTTGATACACCGTTGTCTCTTGAAGAGTGGCAATGGAGTAATGCATTAAACACAATGCTACCAGATGATATTGTTATTAGACAGGTAGAGAAAAAAACAAAAGAATTTCATGCGCGTTACGGTGTCGAGAGAAAAGAATATCGTTATCGTGTATTATTATCAAAGACTGCGGATGTATTCCGTAGAAATTACGTATATCAATATCCATATCCGCTCGAAATAAACGCTATAAGAAAAGCGATCCCTTATTTTATTGGAACGCATGATTTCACTTCTTTTTGTTCGGCAAAAACTGACAAAAAAGATAAAGTGAGAACAATTTATGAAATTGAGCTAATTGAGCAAGACGATGAATTAATTTTTCGTTTTGTAGGTAATGGATTTTTATATAATATGGTCAGAATTATTGTTGGTACGTTACTGAGCGTAGGGCAAGGAAAGCTTGATCCAGACAGCATTCCAGAGATTCTAGCGAAACAAAATCGTCAGTTTGCTGGAAAGATGGCTCCTGGTCATGGGCTTTACTTATGGCAGGTAAACTATAACAACTAA
- the rplM gene encoding 50S ribosomal protein L13: MRTTFMAKANEVERKWYVVDAEGQTLGRLASEVASILRGKNKPTFTPHVDTGDHVIIINAEKIHLTGNKLNDKIYYRHTNHPGGLKQRTALEMRTNYPVQMLELAIKGMLPKGRLGRQVSKKLNVYAGAEHPHQAQKPEVYELRG; the protein is encoded by the coding sequence ATGCGTACGACTTTTATGGCAAAAGCTAACGAAGTTGAGCGTAAATGGTATGTGGTTGATGCTGAAGGTCAAACTTTAGGTCGCCTTGCTAGTGAAGTAGCATCCATTTTACGTGGTAAAAACAAACCTACATTTACACCACACGTTGACACGGGTGATCATGTAATTATTATTAACGCTGAGAAAATTCACTTAACAGGTAATAAATTAAACGATAAAATTTACTACCGTCACACTAACCACCCAGGTGGACTTAAACAAAGAACAGCTCTTGAAATGCGTACAAACTACCCTGTACAAATGTTAGAGCTTGCAATTAAAGGCATGCTTCCAAAAGGACGCTTAGGCCGTCAAGTTTCTAAGAAACTAAACGTGTATGCTGGAGCAGAGCATCCACACCAAGCACAAAAACCAGAAGTTTACGAACTTCGCGGATAA
- the rpsI gene encoding 30S ribosomal protein S9, producing MAQVQYYGTGRRKSSVARVRLVPGEGRVIINGRDFENYIPFAALREVVKQPLVATETLGNYDVLVNVNGGGYTGQAGAIRHGISRALLKADPEYRLTLKRAGLLTRDARMKERKKYGLKGARRAPQFSKR from the coding sequence TTGGCACAGGTTCAATACTATGGCACTGGACGTCGTAAGAGTTCAGTAGCGCGCGTACGCCTAGTTCCAGGCGAAGGACGCGTTATCATTAACGGTCGTGATTTTGAAAACTATATCCCATTTGCTGCATTACGTGAAGTAGTGAAACAACCTCTAGTTGCAACAGAAACTTTAGGTAACTACGATGTACTTGTAAACGTAAATGGTGGTGGATACACTGGTCAAGCTGGTGCTATTCGTCACGGTATTTCTCGCGCTTTATTAAAAGCTGATCCAGAATACCGTCTAACACTAAAACGTGCAGGTCTATTAACTCGTGACGCACGTATGAAAGAGCGTAAAAAATACGGTCTTAAAGGCGCACGTCGTGCACCTCAGTTCTCAAAACGTTAA